A genomic region of Fretibacterium sp. OH1220_COT-178 contains the following coding sequences:
- the hutI gene encoding imidazolonepropionase: MTLKLFKHGRIYTPLTGRDPAAGGEQGKLAFYEDGCFLVDNGQFAAVGAMADVEKCLEDRCPDQEFDLEGAAVIPGFVDPHTHACFAARRETEFSMRLEGKSYLEILKAGGGILSSVRSVRSASDQELFDFSRALLASTLFYGTTTIEIKSGYGLDTETELRMLRVIDRLGRETPQTVVPTFMGAHAVPEEFKDNPEGYVSLLREDMLPAIAEQGIARFCDIFCEEGVFSVEQSRRVLQRAREWGFRLKVHADEVHDLGGAAMAGEMRAVSAEHLLAASDAGIAAMAKEGVVAVLLPATAYSLRKPFARARTMIEKGVPVALATDLNPGSCFCESMPFVFSLAVMGMELTPEEALTASTLNAAWAIGMSREAGSIEPGKMADFLVLDGETPAVFAYASGARPIRSVWKLGECVA, from the coding sequence ATGACCTTGAAGCTTTTCAAGCACGGACGCATCTATACGCCCCTCACCGGCAGGGATCCGGCTGCGGGGGGAGAACAGGGTAAGCTGGCCTTTTACGAGGACGGCTGTTTTCTGGTCGATAACGGGCAGTTTGCCGCTGTGGGGGCGATGGCGGATGTGGAAAAGTGCCTGGAGGACCGTTGCCCGGACCAGGAGTTCGATTTGGAAGGGGCTGCGGTGATCCCGGGGTTCGTCGATCCGCACACGCACGCCTGCTTCGCCGCCCGACGCGAGACGGAGTTCTCCATGCGCCTCGAGGGCAAGTCGTACCTGGAGATCCTCAAGGCGGGAGGCGGAATCCTCTCCTCGGTCCGGTCGGTCCGGTCGGCCTCGGACCAGGAGCTGTTCGACTTTTCCCGCGCCCTGTTGGCCTCGACGCTCTTCTACGGGACCACGACGATCGAGATCAAGAGCGGTTACGGTCTGGACACGGAGACGGAGCTCCGGATGCTGCGCGTGATCGACCGCTTGGGCCGGGAGACGCCGCAGACCGTCGTCCCGACCTTCATGGGGGCCCACGCGGTTCCGGAGGAGTTCAAGGACAACCCGGAGGGATACGTGAGCCTTTTGAGGGAGGACATGCTTCCGGCGATTGCGGAACAGGGGATCGCCCGGTTCTGCGACATCTTCTGCGAGGAGGGGGTTTTCTCCGTCGAACAAAGCCGCCGGGTTCTGCAGCGCGCCCGCGAGTGGGGGTTCCGTCTCAAGGTCCATGCCGACGAGGTGCACGACTTGGGCGGAGCCGCGATGGCGGGCGAGATGCGCGCCGTCTCCGCCGAGCATCTGTTGGCCGCCTCCGATGCGGGGATAGCGGCCATGGCGAAGGAGGGCGTTGTGGCCGTGCTGTTGCCGGCGACGGCGTACAGCCTGCGCAAGCCGTTCGCCCGCGCCCGGACGATGATCGAGAAGGGGGTCCCCGTTGCGCTGGCGACGGATCTGAACCCGGGGTCGTGCTTCTGCGAGTCCATGCCCTTCGTCTTCAGCCTCGCCGTCATGGGGATGGAACTGACCCCGGAGGAGGCCCTGACGGCTTCGACCCTGAACGCCGCCTGGGCGATCGGGATGTCTCGCGAGGCGGGCAGCATCGAGCCGGGCAAGATGGCCGACTTCCTGGTGCTGGACGGCGAGACGCCGGCGGTCTTTGCCTACGCCTCCGGAGCGCGGCCGATAAGGTCCGTGTGGAAACTGGGGGAGTGCGTAGCCTGA
- the ahpC gene encoding alkyl hydroperoxide reductase subunit C gives MSMINKEVSDFKVQAYHNGEFKTVTKADILGKWSVFFFYPADFTFVCPTELEDLQNKYADFKKAGCEVYSVSTDTHFVHKAWHDGSERIGKISYPMLADPTHALSRDFNVLIEEVGLAERGSFIVNPDGKIVVYEVNAGNVGRNVDELFRRLQACQFVAQHGDQVCPAKWQPGADTLKPSLDLVGKL, from the coding sequence ATGTCCATGATCAACAAAGAAGTGAGCGATTTTAAGGTTCAGGCCTACCACAACGGTGAGTTCAAGACCGTGACGAAGGCGGATATCCTGGGTAAGTGGAGCGTTTTCTTCTTCTACCCTGCGGACTTTACCTTCGTCTGCCCCACGGAGCTCGAGGACCTTCAGAACAAGTACGCCGATTTCAAGAAGGCGGGCTGCGAGGTCTACTCCGTTTCCACGGACACCCATTTTGTCCATAAAGCCTGGCATGACGGGTCCGAGCGCATCGGCAAGATCTCCTATCCGATGCTGGCGGACCCCACCCACGCGCTGAGCAGGGACTTCAACGTGCTGATCGAGGAGGTTGGCCTGGCGGAGCGCGGCAGCTTTATCGTCAATCCTGATGGAAAGATCGTGGTGTACGAGGTCAATGCCGGCAACGTGGGCCGTAATGTCGATGAGCTGTTCCGCCGCCTGCAGGCCTGCCAGTTTGTGGCCCAGCATGGGGATCAGGTCTGCCCGGCCAAGTGGCAGCCCGGTGCGGATACCTTGAAGCCCAGCCTCGATCTGGTTGGCAAGCTCTGA
- the hutH gene encoding histidine ammonia-lyase, with the protein MSGRTIALDGLSLKFDDIERVARHGDKVCLGEGAVRAVKRAAALVERWAASDRAVYGITTGFGDLASVRISREDRSRLQENLLRSHACGVGDPYPVDVTRAIMLLRINTLSRGNSGISLETLSALADLLNAGIHPLIPCQGSVGASGDLCPLSHLAVALMGEGMAEYRGRVVPTAEALTDAGLAPISLGAKEGLALNNGTTVMNAVGALALLDAERLVRTADVAAAMSMEALHGVPYAYDARTHALRPFRGQNDVASNLRRLIEGSGIVEKYKGDRVQDAYSLRCVPQVHGAGRDALAYVRGVLETEINSVTDNPLIFPDDEEALSGGNFHGEPLALAMDFFGIALAEFGSISERRQARMVDASLSGLPPFLIESSGLNSGFMIPQYVSASLVSENKVLAHPSCVDSIPTSANQEDHVSMGGYSARKAVTILENVRKIVAVELLMGAQALDFSLGDLKPGKGTAAAHARIRSVVPFLKKDEYLHPLIERVLELTMSGAVLEAAEGAVGSLA; encoded by the coding sequence TTGAGCGGACGCACGATCGCCCTGGATGGACTTTCTTTGAAATTTGACGACATTGAGCGCGTTGCGCGACACGGAGACAAGGTATGCCTCGGAGAGGGGGCGGTCCGGGCCGTGAAGAGGGCGGCTGCCCTCGTGGAGCGCTGGGCGGCCTCGGATCGGGCGGTCTACGGCATCACCACGGGGTTCGGCGATCTGGCCTCGGTCCGCATCTCGCGCGAGGATCGCAGCAGGCTTCAGGAGAACCTGCTGCGCAGCCACGCCTGCGGCGTCGGGGACCCCTACCCCGTGGACGTGACGCGGGCCATCATGCTGCTGCGGATCAACACGCTCAGCCGGGGAAATTCGGGCATCAGCCTCGAGACCCTGTCCGCCCTCGCCGACCTGCTGAATGCGGGCATTCATCCTTTGATTCCTTGCCAGGGATCGGTCGGGGCCTCCGGGGACCTCTGTCCCCTCTCGCATCTGGCCGTGGCCCTCATGGGGGAGGGGATGGCGGAGTATCGGGGCAGGGTCGTTCCCACCGCCGAGGCGCTGACGGATGCGGGGCTCGCTCCGATCTCGCTTGGGGCCAAGGAGGGGCTGGCCCTCAACAACGGGACCACCGTCATGAACGCGGTGGGCGCACTGGCCTTGCTGGACGCCGAAAGGCTGGTCCGAACCGCCGACGTTGCGGCGGCGATGTCCATGGAGGCCCTGCACGGCGTCCCCTATGCCTACGATGCCCGCACCCATGCGCTCAGGCCCTTCAGAGGACAGAACGATGTCGCCTCGAACCTGCGCCGCCTGATTGAGGGCAGCGGGATTGTCGAGAAGTACAAGGGCGATCGCGTGCAGGACGCCTACTCCCTGCGCTGCGTGCCGCAGGTGCATGGAGCCGGCAGAGACGCTTTGGCTTACGTCCGCGGCGTCCTGGAGACGGAGATCAACTCCGTAACGGACAATCCGCTGATCTTCCCGGACGACGAGGAGGCGCTGAGCGGCGGCAACTTTCACGGCGAGCCGCTGGCCCTGGCCATGGACTTTTTCGGGATCGCGCTGGCCGAGTTCGGCAGCATCTCCGAGCGGCGTCAGGCTCGGATGGTCGATGCCTCGCTCTCCGGCCTGCCCCCCTTCCTGATCGAGAGCAGCGGACTGAACAGCGGGTTCATGATCCCGCAGTACGTCTCCGCCTCGCTGGTCTCCGAGAACAAGGTGCTGGCCCACCCGTCGTGCGTGGACTCCATCCCGACGTCTGCGAATCAGGAGGACCACGTCTCCATGGGGGGCTACTCCGCCCGAAAGGCCGTGACGATTCTGGAAAACGTCCGCAAGATCGTCGCGGTGGAGCTGCTGATGGGGGCCCAGGCCCTGGATTTCAGCCTCGGGGACCTGAAGCCGGGGAAGGGGACGGCGGCGGCGCACGCCCGGATCCGTTCCGTGGTTCCCTTCCTGAAGAAGGACGAATACCTCCACCCGCTCATCGAGCGCGTCCTTGAATTGACCATGAGCGGCGCGGTCCTGGAGGCGGCGGAGGGGGCCGTCGGATCTCTGGCCTAG
- a CDS encoding uroporphyrinogen decarboxylase family protein produces MKIYQCKSEDAPSLVPVLRELGLSYEETLREGVALARAAEGVREKNGMVHTMLPLSECLMSACLGASIKWDPEYGDRVAREAFSDWEEAEAFRSESIGRALLEPLFEAVGMLKEKGARIVVGVTGPISLLSALLPTEEVYRAMAKRKDPFPRLLGIVEDFVAEHIERLDALGPELIYLVDTLGSLDLVGPRLFRQVSGPSYLRVLRRAEALATPIYMCPKNMTSLFSVGFLEKAEDGNLCAGPCLARRFRELRWGRCRLAPEAPA; encoded by the coding sequence GTGAAGATCTATCAATGCAAGTCTGAGGACGCGCCGAGCCTCGTCCCCGTCCTGCGGGAGCTGGGGCTGAGCTACGAGGAGACCCTGAGGGAGGGAGTGGCCCTCGCGCGTGCGGCGGAGGGGGTGCGGGAGAAAAACGGCATGGTCCACACCATGCTCCCCCTCTCGGAATGCCTGATGTCGGCCTGCCTGGGGGCCTCCATCAAATGGGATCCGGAGTACGGGGACCGCGTGGCCAGAGAGGCCTTCTCCGACTGGGAGGAGGCCGAGGCCTTCCGGTCAGAATCCATTGGTCGGGCCCTCCTGGAGCCCCTCTTCGAGGCCGTCGGGATGCTGAAGGAAAAGGGCGCCAGGATCGTCGTCGGCGTGACGGGGCCCATCTCCCTGCTCTCGGCCCTCCTTCCGACGGAGGAGGTCTATCGGGCCATGGCGAAGCGGAAGGATCCCTTCCCCAGGCTTTTAGGGATCGTCGAGGACTTCGTCGCGGAGCACATCGAGCGGTTGGACGCACTCGGACCGGAGCTGATCTACCTCGTCGACACCCTCGGGTCCCTGGACCTCGTGGGGCCCCGTCTGTTCCGGCAGGTTTCCGGCCCCAGCTACCTGCGCGTGCTCAGACGGGCGGAGGCCCTGGCGACGCCCATCTACATGTGCCCCAAGAACATGACGTCGCTCTTCTCCGTGGGGTTCCTGGAGAAGGCCGAGGACGGGAATCTTTGTGCGGGGCCATGCCTGGCCCGGAGGTTCCGGGAGCTGCGCTGGGGGAGGTGCCGCCTCGCCCCGGAGGCTCCGGCGTAG
- a CDS encoding phosphodiester glycosidase family protein, protein MRNRAERAALRGLSALLLLWLSVLAAEAAPSVSRGAFLSGLLEARGLSWNTAKERSGAAFVLRSGLVTERVKSLDAPATRREALRWVVQALGLEVEARILSNMPVSFKDAGGLSAYERGCLTVATRMDPPLIQKAKTFRGDHKLTDREAASLLSAVRKASANLLLEVTLSPVAGTTLHVHRSGVATAVPKWRVYADGFDDKPAVEAMQRFLKGKGFEMTASQPNYEWHLRSALLEDYAQVRRLADLIRSRRLKVRVLPSVSNVSLETAPRYWVMLTLDPDRYKLEPILPPEGVSTLAPLSEIARAARVRAAINGGFFSVTGRGRGAPIGTLRVRGALVNKPYQGRTCLGWNDENEAAFGEVLWSGSVRTEQGDLALNAVNRFVKGDTLVLYTPHYGASTPLVTSVPAAEVVVRNGRSAGLRFGGGGPLEPGSWVLAGYGSNAALLEGYFPVGAAVGVQSELTGNGGESWSEMKNIVQAGPFLLSDGEVRVDAEGFGNSLVSLRHPRSVVGLTEDGRWFFMVIDGRNGLHASGATLEEAAEILSAHDVAYALNLDGGGSSEILIDGKLYNAPSEGRERPVSNGIGARNKK, encoded by the coding sequence TTGAGGAATCGTGCGGAGCGCGCTGCGCTTCGGGGGCTGTCCGCCCTTCTTCTGCTCTGGCTGTCTGTTCTGGCCGCGGAGGCGGCGCCGTCGGTCTCCAGGGGGGCTTTTCTCTCGGGCCTTCTGGAGGCCCGGGGACTTTCCTGGAATACGGCGAAGGAGCGAAGCGGGGCGGCCTTTGTTCTGAGGAGCGGTTTGGTGACGGAGCGGGTGAAGAGCCTGGACGCCCCGGCGACGCGCCGGGAGGCACTTCGATGGGTCGTCCAGGCCCTGGGGCTCGAGGTCGAGGCCCGAATCCTCTCCAACATGCCGGTCTCCTTCAAGGATGCGGGAGGCCTGTCCGCCTACGAACGGGGCTGCCTGACCGTGGCGACGCGCATGGATCCGCCCCTCATTCAGAAGGCCAAGACCTTCAGGGGCGACCACAAGCTCACGGACCGGGAGGCGGCAAGCCTTCTGTCCGCGGTGCGCAAGGCCAGCGCCAACCTGTTGCTGGAGGTGACCCTTTCGCCCGTGGCGGGTACGACGCTGCACGTCCACAGAAGCGGTGTGGCGACCGCGGTTCCCAAGTGGAGGGTTTATGCGGACGGATTCGACGATAAGCCGGCAGTCGAGGCGATGCAGCGGTTTTTGAAGGGCAAGGGGTTCGAGATGACGGCCTCCCAGCCGAACTACGAGTGGCATCTGCGCAGCGCACTCCTGGAGGACTACGCTCAGGTACGCCGTCTCGCGGACCTCATCCGGTCCCGGAGGCTGAAGGTGCGCGTCCTCCCGTCGGTCTCGAACGTCAGCCTGGAGACGGCGCCGCGCTACTGGGTGATGCTGACGCTCGATCCCGATCGATACAAGCTGGAGCCGATCCTTCCCCCCGAAGGGGTGTCCACCCTCGCGCCTTTGTCGGAGATCGCCCGCGCCGCTCGCGTCCGAGCGGCCATCAATGGGGGATTCTTCTCCGTGACGGGCCGCGGTCGCGGTGCGCCCATCGGCACGCTCCGGGTCCGGGGGGCCCTTGTGAACAAACCCTACCAGGGGCGCACCTGTCTGGGATGGAACGACGAAAACGAGGCGGCGTTCGGCGAGGTGCTCTGGAGCGGCTCCGTCCGCACCGAGCAGGGGGATCTTGCTTTGAACGCCGTGAACCGCTTCGTCAAGGGCGACACGCTGGTGCTCTACACGCCGCACTATGGGGCCTCGACGCCGCTAGTGACGTCCGTTCCGGCGGCGGAGGTCGTGGTTCGAAACGGGCGGAGCGCCGGCCTGCGCTTCGGCGGCGGCGGCCCCTTGGAGCCCGGTTCCTGGGTGCTGGCCGGATATGGGAGCAATGCGGCCCTGCTGGAGGGGTATTTCCCCGTGGGCGCTGCGGTTGGGGTGCAAAGCGAACTGACCGGCAACGGCGGGGAATCCTGGAGCGAGATGAAGAATATTGTCCAGGCGGGGCCCTTCCTGCTCAGCGACGGAGAGGTGCGGGTGGATGCCGAGGGGTTCGGCAACTCCCTGGTCTCGCTCAGGCACCCGCGTTCCGTCGTCGGCCTGACCGAGGACGGAAGGTGGTTCTTTATGGTCATCGACGGGCGCAACGGGCTGCACGCTTCGGGAGCGACCCTGGAGGAGGCCGCGGAAATTCTGAGTGCGCACGACGTCGCCTACGCCCTGAACCTGGACGGAGGGGGGTCCTCCGAGATCCTGATCGACGGCAAGCTCTACAACGCTCCCTCGGAGGGGAGGGAACGCCCCGTCAGCAACGGGATCGGGGCCCGGAACAAAAAATAG
- a CDS encoding peroxiredoxin: MEGCCSNRVRVGEKAPDFTAEGYFKKAFDTFRLSDYAKKWVLLFFYPGDFTYVUPTELTALAERAKDFEAMGVQVLLISTDSKFVHKNWHDFELCNIDCMKDCVPFPMLTDPGGVLGDVYGAYVPAAGVDIRATVVIDPDGVVNWLSVNVPPLGRNADEIIRGIQALQEHAKTGKVVPASWTPGRETLDPSYENSGKIWRTLKK, encoded by the coding sequence ATGGAAGGTTGTTGCAGCAACAGGGTCCGGGTTGGCGAGAAGGCGCCGGACTTCACGGCCGAGGGGTATTTCAAAAAGGCTTTTGACACTTTCAGACTTTCGGATTACGCCAAGAAGTGGGTTTTGCTCTTTTTCTATCCGGGGGATTTCACCTACGTTTGACCCACGGAGCTGACCGCTCTGGCAGAGCGGGCAAAGGATTTCGAGGCGATGGGCGTTCAGGTCCTGCTGATCAGCACGGACAGTAAGTTTGTTCACAAGAACTGGCACGATTTCGAACTCTGCAATATCGACTGCATGAAGGATTGCGTTCCCTTCCCCATGCTCACGGACCCGGGCGGGGTCTTGGGCGATGTTTATGGAGCCTACGTCCCGGCCGCCGGAGTGGACATCCGTGCGACCGTGGTCATCGACCCCGACGGAGTCGTCAACTGGCTGTCCGTCAACGTCCCTCCTCTGGGGCGTAACGCCGACGAGATCATACGCGGCATTCAGGCGCTTCAGGAGCACGCCAAGACGGGCAAGGTCGTCCCCGCGTCCTGGACTCCCGGTAGGGAGACCCTGGACCCCAGCTATGAAAATTCGGGTAAGATCTGGAGAACCCTCAAGAAGTAG
- a CDS encoding FAD-dependent oxidoreductase — MDDRNFYDVVVVGGGPAGLTAGLYLARACYRVLIVEKEAFGGQITITSEVVNYPGVGRADGKSLTEAMRVQAENFGAEFLMAEVVGLELDGDVKKVHTDRGVYSCFGVLIATGAHPRMLGFPGEAEFRGRGVAYCATCDGEFFTGKEVFVVGGGFAAAEESVFLTRYASHVTVLIRGNDFSCAGATAQEARDHPRITVLTNTQVEEVSGDTALRRIRYRNSRTGEETVFSTEGNDTFGVFVFAGYVPATELVKGKVELDPQGYVVTDRNQKTGLDGVYAAGDVCVKNLRQVVTAVGDGATAATELERYAAAMQAKTGIHPLKPVRREAAPAPEAKGEAPQPSAGGLFSPDMRQQMDVIFSRMERNLILKLYLDSRPVSHELRNYMEELAQLTDKLTVSTGEGMASSELPCVRILREDGTETGLAFHGVPGGHEFTSFMLGLYNASGPGQPLDEETRGRVRGIDRKIDMKILISLSCTMCPELVAAAQQIASLNPLVTADVYDINHFGALKERYNVMSVPCLVVDDDKVIFGKKSIQQLLDEI, encoded by the coding sequence ATGGACGACCGGAACTTTTATGATGTCGTTGTAGTGGGAGGGGGGCCTGCCGGTTTGACGGCAGGCCTCTACCTCGCCCGTGCCTGTTACCGTGTCCTGATCGTTGAAAAGGAGGCCTTCGGCGGTCAGATTACGATCACCTCCGAGGTCGTGAACTACCCCGGGGTCGGGCGGGCGGATGGAAAAAGCTTGACCGAGGCCATGCGCGTTCAGGCGGAGAACTTCGGCGCCGAGTTCCTGATGGCGGAGGTCGTGGGCCTGGAGTTGGATGGGGATGTCAAAAAGGTCCATACGGATCGGGGCGTCTACTCCTGTTTCGGCGTGCTGATCGCGACCGGCGCCCATCCGCGGATGCTCGGCTTCCCCGGCGAGGCGGAATTCCGCGGCCGCGGCGTGGCCTATTGCGCCACGTGCGACGGCGAGTTTTTCACGGGCAAGGAGGTTTTTGTCGTCGGCGGCGGCTTTGCCGCGGCGGAGGAGAGCGTTTTCCTGACCCGATACGCCAGCCATGTGACGGTGCTGATCCGCGGGAACGACTTTTCCTGCGCGGGGGCCACGGCACAGGAGGCGCGGGACCATCCCCGGATTACGGTGCTGACGAACACGCAGGTGGAGGAGGTGTCGGGCGACACCGCCCTTCGCAGGATCCGCTACAGGAACTCCCGGACCGGAGAGGAGACCGTGTTCTCGACGGAGGGGAACGACACCTTTGGCGTGTTCGTGTTCGCCGGTTATGTGCCGGCCACGGAGCTGGTCAAGGGCAAAGTGGAGCTCGACCCGCAGGGCTATGTCGTCACCGACCGCAACCAGAAGACCGGTCTGGACGGCGTCTACGCGGCGGGGGACGTCTGCGTGAAAAACCTGCGGCAGGTCGTTACCGCCGTTGGCGATGGGGCCACGGCGGCGACGGAGCTGGAGCGGTATGCGGCGGCGATGCAGGCCAAGACGGGCATCCACCCGCTCAAGCCGGTCCGCAGGGAGGCCGCTCCGGCCCCGGAGGCGAAGGGCGAGGCCCCTCAGCCTTCGGCAGGCGGCCTGTTCTCTCCGGATATGCGTCAGCAGATGGACGTCATCTTTTCCCGGATGGAGCGGAACTTGATCCTGAAGCTCTACCTCGATTCCCGGCCCGTCTCGCACGAGCTCCGGAATTATATGGAGGAGCTGGCGCAACTGACGGACAAGCTGACCGTGTCGACGGGCGAGGGGATGGCATCCTCGGAGCTGCCCTGTGTCAGGATTTTGAGGGAGGATGGTACGGAGACGGGCCTGGCCTTTCACGGCGTGCCCGGCGGGCACGAATTCACCTCCTTCATGCTGGGGCTCTACAATGCCTCCGGACCGGGGCAGCCCCTGGACGAGGAGACGAGGGGGCGGGTTCGGGGGATCGACAGAAAGATCGATATGAAAATCCTGATCTCCCTCTCCTGTACGATGTGTCCGGAGCTGGTTGCAGCCGCCCAGCAGATTGCGTCGCTGAATCCGTTGGTGACGGCGGACGTGTACGACATCAACCACTTTGGAGCGCTGAAGGAACGGTATAACGTGATGAGCGTCCCTTGCCTCGTGGTCGACGACGACAAGGTGATTTTCGGAAAGAAGAGCATCCAGCAGCTTCTGGACGAAATTTGA
- a CDS encoding uroporphyrinogen decarboxylase family protein, producing MSHAAKKGTGPAADRQERLKVSISLCETAITLFGVNTRDYYFNADTMADVEARFWERFRPDGASISITLRGMAEAMGSVISYKNHCIPSVETPRVREPKDVYGLRVPDPLKDGRLPIVLNALVKLRKRLDGKIAVGAGMAGPVSVAIAVCGAENFLRWTRRHPEEIKHMMDIIVEGNNRYIDELGKRGIVGLSFSDPVASTDLLGYKQFLEFSLPYFTANVRYGGKVLGKNPGTHICGHTKGIWKDIVGSGVSSFSIDNVEDLAEAKEIMGDSIAIIGNVPPVNVLNLGGEEDIRRSVAECILKGHDSPKGYALGSGCQVPLFTPAENIDAYIRWGKELGKLPIDVERLQRIAAGEEGAA from the coding sequence ATGAGCCATGCGGCAAAAAAAGGAACGGGGCCTGCGGCGGACCGGCAGGAACGCCTCAAGGTCTCCATCTCGCTGTGCGAGACGGCCATCACCCTCTTCGGCGTGAACACGAGGGATTACTATTTCAACGCCGACACCATGGCCGACGTCGAGGCGCGGTTCTGGGAGCGGTTCCGGCCGGACGGCGCGAGCATCTCCATCACGCTGCGCGGCATGGCGGAGGCCATGGGTTCCGTCATATCCTACAAGAACCACTGCATCCCCAGCGTGGAGACGCCGCGGGTCCGGGAACCCAAGGACGTCTACGGGCTCAGGGTCCCCGATCCCCTCAAGGACGGCCGTCTGCCCATCGTGCTGAACGCCCTCGTCAAGCTCCGGAAGAGGCTGGACGGAAAAATTGCCGTGGGCGCCGGAATGGCCGGCCCGGTGAGTGTCGCCATCGCCGTCTGCGGCGCGGAGAACTTCCTGCGCTGGACGCGCCGCCACCCCGAGGAGATCAAGCACATGATGGACATCATCGTGGAGGGGAACAATCGGTACATCGACGAGCTCGGCAAGCGCGGGATCGTCGGGCTCTCCTTCTCGGACCCCGTGGCCTCGACGGACCTGTTGGGCTACAAGCAGTTCCTCGAGTTCTCCCTCCCCTACTTCACGGCCAACGTGCGGTACGGCGGCAAGGTCCTGGGAAAGAATCCCGGCACCCACATCTGCGGACACACCAAGGGGATCTGGAAGGACATCGTGGGGTCCGGGGTTTCGAGCTTCAGCATCGACAACGTGGAGGACCTGGCCGAGGCCAAGGAGATCATGGGGGACAGCATCGCCATCATCGGGAACGTGCCTCCGGTCAACGTCCTGAACCTGGGCGGGGAGGAGGATATCAGGAGATCCGTCGCGGAGTGCATCCTGAAGGGACACGACTCCCCCAAGGGCTACGCCCTGGGATCCGGCTGCCAGGTGCCCCTTTTCACCCCCGCGGAGAACATCGACGCCTACATCCGGTGGGGAAAGGAGTTGGGTAAATTGCCCATCGACGTCGAAAGGCTGCAGCGCATCGCGGCCGGCGAGGAGGGCGCCGCGTGA
- a CDS encoding Fur family transcriptional regulator has protein sequence MGRYGNGILELVNRAGTHMTAERIFLEMKKQHSSIVMATIYNNLNALSAQGLIRRVSVEGQPDRYDRNSRHDHLLCRCCGRIQDVFLGDLTEQLKAETGLDIESYDLKLSYVCKECRGRACPTERKQ, from the coding sequence ATGGGCAGGTACGGCAACGGTATTTTGGAGCTCGTGAACAGGGCCGGTACGCACATGACCGCGGAGCGGATTTTCCTCGAGATGAAAAAACAGCACTCCTCTATCGTCATGGCCACAATCTACAACAACCTCAACGCGCTCTCCGCACAGGGGCTGATTCGAAGGGTGAGCGTCGAGGGCCAGCCGGACCGTTACGACCGCAATTCGCGGCACGATCACCTGCTTTGCCGGTGTTGCGGGAGGATCCAGGACGTCTTCCTGGGCGACCTCACGGAGCAACTGAAGGCGGAGACCGGCCTGGATATCGAATCTTACGATTTGAAACTGTCCTATGTCTGCAAGGAGTGCCGGGGAAGGGCATGCCCCACGGAACGGAAGCAGTGA
- a CDS encoding formate dehydrogenase accessory sulfurtransferase FdhD — MQSFVRVAATRWTDDGRSTVIEESVLVEREFLLLVNGRPFNRQACTPGNARELAVGFLCSEGYISNAEEILELESDEAAVRASVRLAEPLRRRGPMRLPPLHWDPRTVMNLSRAFLERSALFRETGSVHSALIARDTEPLCFAEDLGRFNALDKCLGKALLAGADLARCALFTSGRLPLGIALKTIRAGIPLVVSRSAPTDAALELASRCRLQIAGFARGDRMTVYS, encoded by the coding sequence ATGCAATCATTCGTCAGAGTCGCCGCCACCCGCTGGACGGACGACGGGCGATCGACGGTCATCGAGGAGTCGGTGCTGGTGGAAAGGGAGTTCCTCCTGCTCGTCAACGGCCGTCCGTTCAACCGTCAGGCCTGCACCCCGGGCAATGCGCGCGAGCTGGCCGTGGGGTTCCTGTGTTCCGAGGGCTACATCTCCAACGCGGAGGAGATTCTGGAGCTGGAATCCGACGAGGCGGCGGTCAGGGCGAGCGTCCGGCTCGCCGAGCCCTTGAGGCGCCGCGGGCCGATGCGCCTGCCGCCGCTGCATTGGGACCCGCGGACCGTCATGAACCTCTCCCGCGCCTTCCTGGAGCGGTCCGCACTCTTCAGGGAGACGGGCAGCGTCCACTCCGCCCTGATCGCGAGGGACACGGAGCCGCTCTGCTTCGCCGAGGACCTGGGACGGTTCAACGCCCTGGACAAATGCCTGGGCAAGGCGCTTTTGGCGGGAGCGGACCTGGCACGCTGCGCCCTCTTCACCAGCGGCCGCCTGCCCCTGGGCATCGCGCTCAAGACGATACGCGCGGGCATTCCGCTGGTCGTGTCCCGCTCCGCGCCGACCGACGCGGCGCTCGAACTCGCCTCACGCTGCCGCCTGCAGATCGCCGGCTTCGCCCGGGGCGACCGCATGACCGTGTACTCATAG